A window of Candidatus Thorarchaeota archaeon contains these coding sequences:
- a CDS encoding 2-oxoacid:ferredoxin oxidoreductase subunit beta: MAKYIREDRQPWIYCPGCSIGIVTNMVARAIDNLGLNYHDVVVVSGIGCTGRTSGYFETGSFHTTHGRAIAFASGVKIANPDLEVIVVSGDGDIAAIGGNHLIHACRRNVDITVVCVNNFNYGMTGGQFGPTTEHERYTQTSPKPIGNIEHPFNLVKLAASSGATFVSRWTAVQARRATQSIEKGIAKDGFSFIEVVGACPTAYGRRNDMGAGVEMHRHLLEVAEIQNGLPPHEATLDYDNKIICGEFVNIEKAEYTDILKAARQKVEG, from the coding sequence ATGGCGAAATACATACGAGAGGATCGCCAACCATGGATCTATTGCCCTGGATGCAGCATTGGCATTGTCACCAATATGGTTGCACGGGCAATTGATAATCTTGGCTTGAATTACCATGATGTGGTAGTCGTCTCAGGTATCGGTTGCACTGGACGTACTTCCGGGTATTTTGAAACTGGTTCCTTCCATACCACCCATGGCCGGGCTATTGCCTTTGCCAGTGGTGTGAAGATAGCTAATCCTGACCTGGAAGTGATTGTTGTATCTGGAGATGGAGACATTGCAGCAATCGGAGGAAACCATCTCATCCATGCTTGCCGCCGAAATGTCGACATAACCGTCGTATGTGTTAACAACTTCAACTATGGTATGACAGGTGGCCAATTCGGACCGACAACCGAGCATGAGAGATACACTCAGACTTCGCCAAAACCGATTGGGAATATCGAACATCCTTTCAACCTTGTGAAACTGGCTGCATCATCTGGAGCCACATTTGTTTCACGATGGACTGCGGTGCAGGCACGACGAGCTACCCAGTCAATTGAGAAAGGCATTGCGAAAGATGGTTTCTCGTTCATTGAGGTTGTTGGCGCTTGTCCTACTGCATACGGTCGGCGAAATGATATGGGCGCTGGTGTCGAAATGCATAGGCATCTTCTTGAAGTAGCCGAGATACAGAATGGTCTTCCCCCTCATGAAGCAACATTGGATTACGATAATAAAATCATCTGTGGAGAATTCGTAAACATAGAGAAGGCTGAATATACTGACATATTGAAGGCTGCTCGTCAAAAGGTAGAGGGGTGA
- a CDS encoding NADH dehydrogenase translates to MEIPFLLLQTVLIPAVSVPIMGLLGKKIGKQVGWVVTAVLAYTTFLLLLGGVDYWVSGSALSEQYFWSTALFDIEFGFLADGLSYPVAVIMNILSMTLAVYSIRYVEHAIEELYGDGNEGMNGLYYGLFMFFPTGLVGMSLATNLVEIYLFLDVLLIPLYFIISYFGLIKRHRIATMVFLWGFIGGSLFLIGSVMVYSQIGSLMIRDLPALAGSPLAFWAAIFMLVGILTKMAAFGFHVWLPWVHSGAPTPVSGILTVVVGIMSYLLGRIFVQNLATVIQALSTPLMIWALITMLYGGLLTLAQDDIKRLYACSTISQTAYSLLGLATLTTTGAAGGVFYFLSHSLGKVILFSAAGMVMIKTDVRDINKMGGLAKKMPLTATLCVMGSLILSAIPPFSGLQAEWIMFIGIFEQGVAAGTLLNIAIPVAGIFITFISSVYTFWPVMRIFFGPLPKSLEDVEEAPLSMIGPTAILALISFLFGIYPELVMRFLSAAF, encoded by the coding sequence ATGGAGATTCCATTCTTACTGCTTCAGACGGTACTCATTCCAGCAGTCTCTGTACCGATTATGGGATTACTTGGCAAGAAAATAGGCAAACAAGTCGGCTGGGTTGTAACCGCAGTTCTAGCATACACAACCTTTCTCCTGCTCCTTGGAGGTGTAGATTACTGGGTCAGTGGATCTGCACTCAGTGAGCAGTATTTCTGGAGCACAGCACTCTTCGACATCGAGTTCGGATTCTTGGCTGATGGTCTCAGCTATCCTGTTGCCGTCATCATGAATATACTATCAATGACGCTTGCTGTGTATTCCATTCGATATGTTGAACATGCCATTGAGGAGCTCTATGGTGATGGGAATGAAGGCATGAATGGGCTTTACTATGGGCTTTTCATGTTCTTCCCGACCGGACTTGTGGGAATGTCATTAGCAACGAACCTGGTTGAAATCTACTTATTCCTCGACGTTTTGCTGATTCCTCTCTACTTCATCATAAGCTATTTTGGACTCATAAAGCGACATCGAATTGCAACCATGGTCTTCCTATGGGGCTTCATAGGCGGTTCACTCTTTCTCATAGGTTCAGTAATGGTATACTCACAGATTGGGAGCCTCATGATTAGAGATTTACCAGCTCTCGCAGGGTCGCCTCTAGCGTTCTGGGCAGCGATATTCATGCTCGTAGGGATTCTCACGAAGATGGCTGCATTCGGTTTTCATGTGTGGCTACCTTGGGTGCATTCAGGGGCTCCAACACCAGTATCTGGTATATTGACTGTCGTTGTCGGTATCATGAGCTACTTGCTAGGTAGGATATTTGTCCAGAATCTGGCAACTGTTATCCAAGCGCTGTCAACACCACTCATGATTTGGGCATTGATTACTATGCTCTACGGTGGTCTGCTAACCCTTGCTCAGGATGATATCAAACGTCTGTATGCTTGTTCGACAATAAGCCAGACTGCATACTCCCTCCTGGGATTGGCAACTCTTACGACTACGGGAGCCGCTGGAGGTGTATTCTACTTCCTTAGCCATTCCCTCGGCAAGGTCATACTATTCTCTGCCGCTGGGATGGTGATGATCAAGACCGATGTTAGAGACATCAACAAGATGGGAGGACTTGCGAAGAAGATGCCACTTACGGCGACCCTTTGTGTGATGGGTTCGCTAATTCTATCTGCGATTCCACCATTCAGTGGTTTGCAAGCGGAATGGATTATGTTCATCGGTATTTTTGAACAAGGTGTCGCTGCAGGCACCCTTCTCAACATAGCAATACCGGTAGCTGGGATATTCATCACCTTCATTTCCAGTGTCTATACTTTCTGGCCGGTGATGAGGATATTCTTCGGTCCCCTGCCTAAATCACTAGAAGATGTTGAAGAAGCACCACTATCAATGATTGGACCGACTGCGATTCTTGCTCTGATTTCCTTCTTGTTTGGTATCTACCCCGAGTTGGTCATGCGGTTCTTATCGGCCGCGTTCTAA